In Colwellia sp. M166, a genomic segment contains:
- the ahpC gene encoding alkyl hydroperoxide reductase subunit C — MYNSIINSTIQPFNATAFSNGEFIEVSEADVAGKWAVFFFYPADFTFVCPTELGDMADHYAQLQEMGVEVYSVSTDTHFTHKAWHGSSDTIGKITYPMIGDPTGKITRNFGVMIEDDGLALRGTFVVNPEGEVKIAEIHDLGIGRSAKELVRKIQAAQYVADHDGEVCPAAWQPGAETLTPSLDLVGKI; from the coding sequence ATGTATAACTCAATTATCAACTCAACGATTCAACCTTTCAACGCAACAGCATTTAGCAACGGCGAATTCATTGAAGTATCAGAAGCAGATGTTGCAGGTAAATGGGCAGTATTTTTCTTCTACCCAGCTGACTTTACATTTGTCTGTCCAACTGAGTTAGGCGACATGGCTGACCATTACGCTCAACTACAAGAAATGGGTGTTGAAGTTTACTCAGTATCAACTGACACACACTTTACACATAAAGCATGGCACGGTAGTTCAGACACTATTGGTAAAATTACTTACCCAATGATTGGTGACCCAACAGGTAAAATTACGCGTAACTTTGGTGTCATGATTGAAGACGACGGTTTAGCACTTCGCGGTACGTTTGTTGTTAACCCTGAAGGCGAAGTTAAAATTGCCGAAATACATGACCTAGGTATAGGCCGTTCAGCGAAAGAGTTAGTGCGTAAAATTCAAGCCGCACAATATGTAGCTGACCATGACGGTGAAGTATGTCCAGCAGCATGGCAGCCAGGTGCAGAAACGTTAACACCATCATTAGACTTAGTTGGCAAAATCTAA
- the ahpF gene encoding alkyl hydroperoxide reductase subunit F, protein MLDTNLKQQLTTYLQNLTSAVELSVFLGEDLKSKELKTLVTEIAEMSALVTVVAADASNERVPSMLVKSVKTGGEMRFAGVPMGHEFTSLVLALLHSGGHPIKLDKAVIEQVAALEGEYSFETYISLSCQNCPDVVQALNMMAAINPQIKHVMVDGSLFQEEVYKRDILSVPAVYLNGKAFAQGRMTVTEILNKVDTNAGARQAKAIDNKEAFDLLVIGGGPAGAASAIYSARKGIRTGIVADRFGGQVQDTMAIENFISVSATEGPKLVASLENHVNDYDVDIMNNQRVKNIIESDVEGGLITVELENGSTLQTRSTVIATGARWREMNVTGEQEYRGKGVAYCPHCDGPLFKGKSVAVIGGGNSGIEAAIDLAGLVEHVTVLEFDTVLRADAVLQNKARSLPNIEIIVNAQTTEVLGNGKHVTGLNYLNRATNTQETIELAGIFVQIGLVPNSQFLKGTIDLTERGEVIVNQKGETNIAGVYAAGDVTNTPFKQIIIAMGSGATAALGAFDYLIRTPNPLENTESASEAAA, encoded by the coding sequence ATGCTAGATACGAACTTAAAGCAACAACTAACGACCTATTTACAAAATTTAACCTCGGCTGTTGAATTGTCAGTATTTTTAGGCGAAGACTTAAAATCAAAAGAATTAAAAACCTTGGTGACAGAAATTGCTGAAATGTCAGCATTAGTAACGGTTGTTGCAGCAGATGCTAGCAATGAACGTGTGCCATCAATGTTAGTAAAATCGGTAAAAACTGGCGGCGAAATGCGCTTTGCTGGTGTACCGATGGGGCATGAATTTACCTCATTAGTGTTAGCCCTATTACATAGTGGCGGACACCCAATTAAGCTTGATAAAGCAGTTATCGAACAAGTAGCAGCACTCGAAGGCGAGTATAGTTTTGAAACTTATATTTCGTTAAGTTGCCAAAATTGTCCAGACGTTGTGCAAGCGCTTAATATGATGGCGGCGATTAACCCACAAATTAAACATGTGATGGTTGATGGCTCACTATTTCAAGAAGAAGTTTATAAACGCGATATTCTTTCTGTGCCTGCGGTGTACTTAAATGGCAAAGCTTTTGCTCAGGGCAGAATGACCGTCACTGAGATCTTAAATAAAGTAGATACAAATGCTGGCGCGAGACAAGCAAAAGCAATAGACAACAAAGAAGCTTTTGATTTATTAGTGATTGGTGGCGGCCCAGCGGGCGCGGCATCAGCAATATATAGTGCCCGTAAAGGCATACGCACCGGTATCGTTGCTGACCGTTTTGGTGGTCAAGTGCAAGATACCATGGCGATTGAAAACTTTATTTCTGTCAGTGCTACCGAAGGTCCCAAACTTGTAGCGAGTTTAGAAAACCATGTTAATGACTATGATGTTGATATTATGAATAATCAACGAGTCAAAAATATTATTGAAAGTGATGTTGAAGGTGGCTTAATTACCGTTGAATTAGAAAACGGATCGACATTACAAACACGTTCAACCGTTATTGCAACCGGTGCAAGATGGAGAGAAATGAACGTTACAGGTGAACAAGAATACCGTGGTAAAGGTGTGGCTTATTGCCCGCATTGTGACGGCCCATTATTTAAAGGAAAATCAGTTGCCGTTATTGGTGGTGGTAATTCAGGTATTGAAGCTGCCATTGACCTTGCTGGGTTAGTAGAGCATGTTACTGTCTTGGAATTTGATACCGTATTACGTGCTGATGCGGTATTACAAAATAAAGCACGTTCGTTACCTAATATCGAGATTATTGTTAATGCGCAAACGACAGAAGTATTAGGCAACGGTAAGCATGTAACGGGGCTTAATTACCTTAATCGAGCGACAAATACGCAAGAAACTATCGAACTTGCTGGTATATTTGTCCAAATTGGCTTAGTACCTAATTCACAATTTTTAAAAGGTACCATTGATTTAACTGAACGCGGTGAAGTGATCGTTAATCAAAAAGGTGAAACTAATATCGCTGGTGTTTATGCGGCAGGAGATGTAACTAATACACCTTTTAAGCAAATCATTATTGCGATGGGTAGTGGTGCAACCGCCGCTTTAGGTGCTTTTGATTACTTGATCAGAACACCAAACCCTTTAGAAAACACTGAAAGTGCTAGTGAAGCTGCCGCGTAG
- the oxyR gene encoding DNA-binding transcriptional regulator OxyR, which translates to MIKIRDLEYLTAIAEYKHFGHAADACFVSQPTLSGQIQKLEQRLKLTLIERQPRNVMLTPAGEKLVQQAMQVLNAANNFEEAAKALLDPLSGDLHIGLIPTLAPYILPHIMPALNSKLTRINFYLHENRTQDLLQQLETGKLDILILPWLPEMSRFERYDLFNEPLVMATSPSHALADKTKVSFDDLHNQKILTLEDGHCLRDQAMGYCFSAGAEEDHSFRATSLETLRYMVASNMGITLLPQLATINYAPQQHIRYIPFDSPQPIREIALLCRAGYTRMESVRAIVSEVRQAVNGLFD; encoded by the coding sequence ATGATAAAAATACGTGATTTAGAATATCTCACCGCCATTGCTGAATATAAACATTTTGGTCATGCCGCTGACGCCTGCTTTGTTAGTCAGCCGACATTAAGTGGTCAAATTCAAAAGCTAGAGCAACGATTAAAGCTAACGTTAATTGAGCGCCAACCGCGCAATGTTATGCTAACTCCTGCTGGCGAGAAACTTGTACAACAAGCTATGCAGGTTTTGAACGCGGCAAATAATTTTGAAGAAGCAGCAAAGGCTTTACTTGATCCGCTTTCAGGTGACTTACATATTGGCTTAATTCCCACTTTAGCGCCCTATATATTGCCGCATATCATGCCCGCCTTGAATAGTAAGCTAACGAGAATAAACTTCTATTTACATGAAAATAGAACACAAGATTTGCTGCAACAATTAGAAACTGGCAAGCTCGATATCTTAATTCTGCCTTGGTTACCTGAAATGTCTCGTTTTGAGCGTTATGATTTATTTAACGAACCTTTAGTGATGGCAACGTCACCTTCACATGCGCTTGCTGATAAAACTAAGGTTAGTTTTGACGATTTACACAATCAAAAAATTCTTACTTTGGAAGATGGTCATTGCTTGCGAGATCAAGCAATGGGTTATTGTTTTAGTGCCGGTGCAGAGGAAGATCATAGCTTTCGTGCTACCAGTCTTGAAACCTTGCGTTATATGGTGGCAAGTAATATGGGCATTACTTTGTTACCGCAATTGGCCACCATTAATTATGCTCCCCAGCAACACATTCGTTATATTCCGTTTGATAGTCCACAACCCATACGCGAAATAGCCTTACTTTGTCGTGCTGGTTACACCAGAATGGAAAGTGTCAGAGCGATTGTCAGTGAAGTGAGGCAAGCAGTAAACGGCCTTTTTGATTAA
- a CDS encoding MarR family transcriptional regulator has product MIKQPPFYETLDLTLCGNMGRVHRLCREVVTIAVEPLGLTQCRWRTLVHINVLKEGTTQLELAHSLAIEMPSLTRTLKQLEESLLIVRKVDQKDKRSKRIYFTAQGRNVLITLQEKIANIKDQLYNGLNHEQLDMMAYGLVKIEENAKTYIKQSTNHGNIHDT; this is encoded by the coding sequence ATGATAAAACAGCCGCCTTTTTATGAAACACTCGATTTAACTTTATGTGGCAATATGGGTCGTGTGCATAGGTTATGTCGAGAAGTTGTCACTATTGCTGTTGAACCGTTAGGGTTAACACAGTGTCGTTGGAGAACATTAGTACATATAAATGTGCTCAAAGAAGGGACAACACAACTTGAATTAGCGCATAGTTTAGCTATTGAGATGCCCTCGCTGACACGGACACTTAAACAACTTGAAGAGTCGTTATTGATTGTGCGTAAAGTCGATCAGAAAGATAAACGCAGTAAAAGAATATATTTTACTGCGCAAGGCAGGAATGTACTGATCACCTTGCAAGAGAAAATAGCCAATATAAAAGATCAGCTTTATAACGGTTTGAACCATGAGCAACTTGATATGATGGCCTATGGTTTAGTTAAAATTGAAGAAAACGCAAAAACTTATATTAAACAATCTACTAATCACGGAAATATTCATGACACCTGA
- a CDS encoding HlyD family secretion protein — protein MTPDQKFARYVKCSLVGFILIFIYYVIADIWFPVTPQARVYHSVVQIAPQIGGRVTNVVVSNNQAVEADDLLFEIDNSSYLLVYEQAKLAYDDAKLLNQRLDTNIKVLEAQISAAKAKQHEQKLLKNRGEKLYKQNSISEQNLESIRANFEASESSVTAFEAQLSAAILDRGDSGDNNLALHHAANQLAKAELNLSYTKVRALSGGVVANLQLLDGAYASTGTPLLAIVANKADLVADFREKSLLNMRIGSLAKVVFDSRPGEVYDAKIVSFEAGVSDGQLSANGLLSTTETSNRWVRDAQRQRIHLQLSTNETLLANMPSGARATVQLLPDSWFGQWLGSMQIRFISWLHYIY, from the coding sequence ATGACACCTGATCAAAAATTTGCTCGTTATGTAAAATGTTCATTAGTCGGATTTATTTTAATCTTCATCTATTATGTTATTGCGGATATTTGGTTTCCGGTTACACCACAAGCGCGGGTTTATCATTCCGTTGTGCAAATAGCACCTCAAATTGGTGGCAGAGTAACTAATGTAGTTGTGAGTAATAATCAAGCAGTAGAAGCAGATGATTTATTATTTGAAATCGATAATAGCAGTTATTTACTTGTGTATGAACAAGCTAAACTTGCCTATGATGATGCTAAATTACTCAATCAGCGTCTTGATACTAATATTAAAGTGCTTGAGGCACAAATTAGTGCTGCTAAAGCAAAACAACATGAACAAAAGCTATTAAAGAATAGAGGTGAAAAATTATATAAACAAAACTCTATTTCTGAACAAAACCTTGAAAGCATTAGGGCAAACTTTGAAGCAAGTGAGTCAAGTGTAACGGCTTTTGAGGCGCAGCTATCTGCAGCTATTTTAGATCGAGGAGATTCAGGTGATAATAATTTAGCGTTGCATCATGCCGCTAATCAATTAGCGAAAGCTGAGCTTAATTTGTCATACACAAAAGTGCGAGCACTCAGTGGTGGTGTCGTTGCTAACTTACAATTACTTGACGGTGCTTATGCCTCTACTGGCACGCCTCTATTGGCAATAGTGGCTAATAAAGCTGATTTAGTTGCTGATTTTCGTGAAAAATCACTACTAAATATGAGAATAGGAAGTTTAGCAAAAGTTGTATTCGATAGCCGTCCAGGTGAAGTATATGATGCTAAAATTGTTAGCTTTGAAGCGGGTGTGAGTGATGGGCAATTAAGCGCGAATGGCTTACTGAGTACTACCGAGACAAGTAATCGTTGGGTACGAGATGCTCAGCGTCAACGCATTCATTTGCAGTTATCAACGAATGAGACATTACTTGCTAATATGCCGAGTGGCGCAAGAGCAACGGTACAATTGTTGCCAGATTCATGGTTTGGTCAGTGGTTAGGCTCAATGCAAATACGTTTTATTAGTTGGTTACACTACATTTATTAG
- a CDS encoding DUF2955 domain-containing protein yields MNKVISQPTQLDANGLRQALRIAGGCTVGFALSKLMNWPNGIFFTVYPMLILGLVPIINTSVIRQFIASAAFSACIVLVMQGAFSHLPVLMTMLVFITFCFLFYQMSTSGAFLFGALGAVSLSIQLHFASYIVDNASIYPLILSNAVAIIMTIIIAILMHGLFPDVTARAARLMPEKAKESIRHEVLLCASVATLSFVFFQTLDLQDSISAQAASILILFSLCWKAAGIASWQRIIGTLIGCSAALVAQLLLYTHSDFLLFPVVILWILSLIFSRFHILGGGAPGVGFGVLTTFGILFGQSLGPGQDLIFSALYRFSSVCLAVIASLSAVYIIHRILNRFSVTRHHTYD; encoded by the coding sequence ATGAATAAAGTCATTAGCCAACCGACACAGCTTGATGCCAATGGATTACGCCAAGCCTTGCGTATTGCTGGGGGTTGTACCGTTGGGTTCGCACTAAGTAAATTAATGAACTGGCCGAATGGGATATTTTTTACTGTTTATCCTATGTTGATATTGGGGTTGGTGCCGATTATTAATACATCAGTCATAAGGCAGTTTATTGCCAGTGCTGCATTTAGTGCATGTATAGTGTTAGTGATGCAGGGGGCGTTTTCGCACTTACCTGTTTTAATGACAATGCTTGTTTTTATTACCTTTTGTTTTTTGTTTTATCAAATGAGTACTTCAGGTGCTTTTTTGTTTGGTGCTTTAGGCGCTGTGAGCTTATCAATTCAATTACATTTTGCTAGTTATATTGTTGATAATGCAAGTATATACCCATTAATATTAAGTAATGCTGTTGCGATCATAATGACGATAATTATTGCAATATTGATGCATGGTCTGTTTCCTGATGTAACAGCTCGAGCTGCTCGATTGATGCCTGAAAAAGCTAAAGAAAGCATACGTCATGAAGTGCTTTTATGTGCGAGTGTTGCGACACTGTCTTTTGTGTTTTTTCAAACACTAGATTTACAAGATTCAATTTCTGCTCAGGCCGCATCTATTTTAATCTTATTTTCTTTATGTTGGAAAGCTGCCGGGATAGCAAGTTGGCAACGCATAATAGGTACACTTATCGGTTGTAGCGCCGCCTTAGTTGCACAGTTATTGTTATACACGCATAGTGACTTTTTGTTATTTCCTGTTGTTATACTCTGGATTTTGTCGTTGATATTTAGTCGATTTCATATTCTAGGTGGTGGGGCGCCAGGAGTTGGTTTTGGGGTTTTAACCACTTTTGGTATTTTATTTGGTCAATCTTTAGGACCAGGACAAGATCTAATCTTCAGCGCACTCTATCGCTTTAGTTCGGTTTGTTTAGCTGTAATAGCAAGTTTAAGCGCGGTGTATATTATTCATCGTATTCTGAATCGTTTTAGCGTTACACGCCATCACACTTATGACTAG
- the lexA gene encoding transcriptional repressor LexA, protein MRPLTPRQQQIFDLIRDKISDTGMPPTRAEIANFFGFKSANAAEEHLKALAKKGYIEMLPGTSRGIRLAEEFIIEDGLPLIGRVAAGEPILAQEHVEQHYKIDGSLFHPAADYLLRVHGESMKNIGIMDGDLLAVHQTNDVKNGQVIVARVEDDVTVKRFKREGNVVYLHAENEDFAPIKVDLTSQNFNVEGVAVGVIRAADWM, encoded by the coding sequence ATGCGCCCTTTAACACCTAGACAACAGCAGATTTTTGATCTCATTAGAGACAAAATTTCTGATACCGGTATGCCACCAACACGTGCCGAAATTGCTAATTTTTTTGGTTTTAAATCGGCAAATGCAGCAGAAGAACATTTAAAAGCATTAGCTAAGAAAGGTTATATTGAAATGTTACCAGGCACATCGCGTGGCATTCGTTTAGCTGAAGAGTTTATCATTGAAGACGGTTTGCCATTAATTGGCCGAGTGGCAGCTGGAGAGCCTATTTTAGCTCAAGAGCATGTGGAGCAACATTACAAAATTGACGGTAGTTTATTTCATCCTGCTGCTGATTATTTATTACGTGTTCATGGCGAAAGTATGAAGAATATCGGTATTATGGATGGCGATTTACTTGCGGTTCATCAAACTAATGACGTAAAAAATGGCCAGGTTATTGTTGCTCGTGTTGAAGACGATGTTACGGTGAAACGTTTTAAGCGTGAAGGTAATGTGGTTTATTTACATGCTGAAAATGAAGATTTCGCGCCAATTAAAGTTGATTTAACTTCGCAGAATTTCAATGTTGAAGGTGTTGCGGTTGGCGTTATCCGCGCAGCTGATTGGATGTGA
- the coxB gene encoding cytochrome c oxidase subunit II: MSLNLTKGVTEVSRDVYDLHMLVLYICTAIGVVVFGAMFWSMVFHRKSKGAKPATFHESTKVEILWTAIPVVILIAMAVPATITLIDMENNDDADITVQVTGSQWKWHYKYFDQDIEFYSVLSTPREQYENQDGTSAEKGEHYLLEVDRPLVIPINKKVRFVITSDDVIHAWWVPAFAVKQDANPGFINEAWTKVDKPGTYRGQCAELCGKDHGFMPIVVEVKTEADYAIWLDEQKQLQANAAAAEAASLNASVPMDELMQLGETTYIAYCAACHQVSGQGLPPAFPALKGSAIATTGPASEHINVVFNGRAGTGMQGYGKQLSLKEIAAVVTYERNAWGNNTGDAVQAADVKAASGAAVANVTDTVTQVAVDAKEQVVAKVAEEIPAEDLSKVYSQDELMTMGEKVYMTACVACHQANGAGMAPVFPALKGSAIATGNIAVHMDMVLNGSKKNPAMAAFASQLTKTQIAAVITFERNAWGNNTGDLVQPADVAASAK, translated from the coding sequence ATGTCACTGAACTTGACCAAAGGTGTTACAGAAGTTAGTCGAGACGTATATGATTTGCATATGTTGGTACTCTATATCTGTACTGCCATTGGTGTTGTAGTATTTGGCGCTATGTTTTGGTCTATGGTGTTTCACCGTAAATCAAAAGGGGCGAAGCCAGCTACCTTCCATGAAAGCACAAAAGTTGAAATTCTATGGACGGCTATCCCAGTCGTTATTCTTATTGCCATGGCAGTTCCTGCCACAATTACGCTCATTGATATGGAAAATAATGATGATGCTGACATTACTGTGCAAGTTACTGGCTCGCAGTGGAAGTGGCACTATAAGTACTTTGATCAAGATATTGAGTTTTACTCAGTACTGTCTACTCCACGTGAGCAATACGAAAACCAAGATGGTACCTCGGCCGAAAAAGGTGAACACTACCTGCTAGAAGTTGATCGTCCTTTAGTTATTCCAATCAATAAAAAAGTTCGTTTTGTTATTACTTCGGATGATGTTATCCATGCTTGGTGGGTACCTGCATTCGCGGTAAAACAAGATGCGAACCCTGGTTTTATTAACGAAGCTTGGACTAAGGTTGATAAACCGGGTACCTATCGTGGCCAATGTGCTGAGCTTTGTGGTAAAGATCATGGCTTTATGCCGATTGTTGTTGAAGTGAAAACTGAAGCCGACTATGCCATTTGGCTTGATGAGCAAAAGCAACTACAAGCTAACGCTGCAGCAGCTGAAGCGGCATCATTAAATGCGTCTGTTCCTATGGACGAGCTAATGCAGCTAGGTGAAACAACATATATCGCCTATTGTGCGGCATGTCATCAAGTGAGTGGACAAGGTTTACCACCGGCATTCCCAGCACTTAAAGGTAGTGCAATTGCCACTACTGGCCCAGCAAGCGAACATATCAACGTTGTCTTTAATGGTCGAGCAGGCACGGGTATGCAAGGTTATGGCAAACAATTAAGCTTAAAAGAAATTGCTGCAGTTGTAACTTACGAGCGTAATGCTTGGGGTAATAATACCGGTGATGCGGTGCAAGCCGCGGATGTAAAAGCTGCTTCCGGCGCTGCTGTTGCAAATGTCACTGATACAGTTACGCAAGTGGCTGTTGATGCTAAAGAGCAAGTTGTTGCTAAAGTAGCTGAAGAGATCCCTGCTGAAGATTTATCTAAGGTCTATAGCCAAGATGAATTAATGACTATGGGTGAAAAAGTTTATATGACTGCTTGTGTGGCTTGTCATCAAGCGAATGGTGCAGGGATGGCGCCGGTATTTCCTGCTCTTAAAGGTAGTGCAATTGCCACTGGTAATATAGCAGTGCATATGGATATGGTGCTTAATGGCAGCAAGAAAAATCCAGCGATGGCAGCGTTTGCTAGCCAATTAACTAAAACGCAAATTGCTGCAGTTATCACTTTTGAGCGAAATGCTTGGGGTAACAACACCGGTGATTTAGTCCAGCCAGCAGATGTTGCTGCCAGTGCGAAGTAG
- the ctaD gene encoding cytochrome c oxidase subunit I codes for MTTDVINDQSEHDSHDGDHHDHKMTGLKRWLYTTNHKDIGSMYLWFSFIMFLTGGVMALVIRAELFQPGLQIVEPDFFNQMTTVHGLIMVFGAIMPAFTGLANWMLPMMVGAPDMALPRLNNWSFWILPFAFAILLSTFFLDSGAPNFGWTFYAPLSTTYSNGSTAFFVFAVHIMGISSIMGAINIVVTIMNMRAPGMTYMKMPLFVWTFFITAYLLIAVMPVLAGTVTMVLTDTYFGTSFFDAAGGGDPVMFQHIFWFFGHPEVYIMILPAFGIVSTTIPAFSRKKLFGYSSMVYATASIAFLSFIVWAHHMFTTGMPLFGELFFMYCTMLIAVPTGVKVFNWAATMWRGSISFETPMLFSIAFVILFTIGGFSGLMLAMTPVDFQYHDTYFVVAHFHYVLVTGALFSIFAGAYYWLPKWTGHMYNDTLSKWHFWCSLVSVNLLFFPMHFLGLAGMPRRIPDYALQFADFNKWVSIGGFAFGLSQLIFLVLVIKCIRGGEKAPAKPWDGAEGLEWTVPSPAPYHTFTTPPKID; via the coding sequence ATGACTACAGATGTAATTAATGATCAATCCGAGCATGACTCACATGACGGTGATCACCACGATCATAAAATGACTGGCCTGAAACGCTGGTTATATACCACTAACCATAAAGACATCGGCTCGATGTATTTATGGTTCTCATTTATCATGTTTTTGACTGGCGGTGTTATGGCGCTAGTTATCCGAGCTGAGTTATTTCAGCCGGGACTTCAGATAGTTGAGCCTGACTTTTTTAACCAAATGACCACAGTGCATGGTTTGATCATGGTGTTTGGCGCGATAATGCCAGCCTTTACGGGTTTGGCTAACTGGATGCTACCTATGATGGTAGGTGCACCTGATATGGCATTACCACGGTTGAATAACTGGAGCTTTTGGATCCTGCCCTTTGCTTTTGCGATATTATTATCAACTTTCTTTTTAGATAGCGGTGCGCCAAATTTTGGTTGGACCTTCTACGCACCTCTATCAACAACTTACAGTAATGGTAGTACCGCATTTTTTGTTTTTGCAGTGCATATCATGGGTATATCGTCGATTATGGGGGCTATTAATATTGTCGTCACCATCATGAATATGCGCGCGCCGGGTATGACTTACATGAAAATGCCATTGTTTGTTTGGACATTTTTTATTACAGCTTATTTGTTAATCGCGGTGATGCCGGTGCTCGCAGGTACTGTTACTATGGTGTTAACCGATACTTACTTTGGTACAAGCTTCTTTGATGCCGCCGGTGGTGGCGACCCAGTAATGTTTCAACATATTTTCTGGTTCTTCGGTCATCCTGAGGTGTACATCATGATCTTGCCGGCTTTTGGTATTGTTTCTACTACCATTCCCGCATTTTCACGTAAAAAGCTCTTTGGTTATAGCTCAATGGTCTACGCGACAGCATCAATTGCATTTTTGTCGTTCATTGTTTGGGCGCATCACATGTTTACCACAGGGATGCCGTTATTTGGTGAGCTGTTCTTCATGTATTGCACCATGTTAATTGCCGTACCTACTGGCGTGAAAGTGTTTAACTGGGCGGCAACGATGTGGCGTGGCTCGATTAGTTTTGAAACCCCGATGTTGTTCTCTATTGCCTTCGTAATTTTGTTCACTATTGGTGGCTTTTCTGGCTTGATGCTAGCGATGACCCCCGTGGATTTTCAATATCATGATACTTACTTCGTTGTGGCTCATTTTCACTATGTATTAGTGACAGGGGCGTTATTTTCCATTTTTGCAGGTGCTTATTACTGGTTACCAAAATGGACTGGCCACATGTACAACGACACCTTAAGTAAGTGGCATTTTTGGTGTTCTTTAGTGTCGGTAAACTTATTATTCTTTCCGATGCACTTTTTAGGCTTAGCGGGTATGCCTCGTCGTATTCCCGATTATGCTTTGCAATTTGCAGACTTTAATAAGTGGGTCAGTATTGGTGGTTTCGCCTTTGGACTTTCGCAATTAATCTTCTTGGTGTTAGTGATCAAGTGTATTAGAGGTGGCGAAAAAGCACCAGCGAAACCTTGGGATGGCGCTGAAGGTTTGGAATGGACAGTGCCTAGCCCTGCGCCATACCATACCTTTACTACACCACCAAAAATCGATTAA
- a CDS encoding cytochrome c oxidase assembly protein encodes MINSESQNKLSKQAQVDAKDASVKKTVKKLMLIVFAMFGFGFAMVPLYDVFCDITGLNGKTSNVAASYKAASIDTERTITVQFLTRTAKGIPWRFEPMINEVKVHPGERKIVKFYAKNESVSDIVGQAVPSVSPGRAAIYFQKIECFCFNNQPLKASEDVEMGLQFYIDLDLPDDVSTITLSYTLYDITSSVDS; translated from the coding sequence ATGATTAACAGCGAATCGCAAAATAAGTTGTCAAAGCAAGCGCAAGTAGACGCTAAAGACGCATCAGTGAAAAAAACAGTTAAAAAGCTGATGTTGATTGTGTTTGCTATGTTTGGTTTTGGTTTTGCGATGGTGCCGTTATATGACGTATTTTGTGATATCACCGGATTAAACGGTAAAACGTCTAACGTGGCTGCAAGTTATAAAGCCGCAAGCATAGATACCGAACGTACGATTACTGTACAGTTTTTGACCCGAACCGCCAAGGGCATTCCTTGGCGATTTGAGCCAATGATTAATGAAGTAAAAGTACATCCTGGTGAGAGAAAAATCGTTAAGTTTTATGCCAAAAATGAGTCTGTAAGCGATATTGTCGGCCAAGCAGTGCCGTCAGTATCACCGGGAAGGGCGGCAATTTACTTTCAAAAGATAGAATGCTTTTGTTTTAATAATCAGCCGTTAAAAGCCAGCGAAGACGTTGAAATGGGATTACAGTTTTATATCGATTTAGACTTACCTGACGACGTTAGTACTATCACGCTTTCTTACACCTTATACGATATTACAAGCTCAGTTGATTCTTAA